The DNA segment CTGGTGGAGAATCAATTTGAGAAGTGGGTGTCAGTTGccaaattgaaatattatttcgcTGTGGacaacaaatatgtaataaataaattgcgaTTACTGCTCTTCCCATTCACACATAAGGTAtggcataaatataataaatttttctttataatttaaatatctaaTATAACTTAATCTGTTTTAGGACTGGTCACTGAAGTATGATCAAGAGAATCCTGTACAGCCACGCTATGACATCAATGCACCAGACCTCTACATACCTGCTATGGCCTACATCACGTATGTGGTAGTGGCCGGTCTCATGTTAGGCTTGCAGAATCGTTTTTCACCCGAACAACTCGGCATACAAGCGTCCAGTGCTTTGGCTTACTGTATCTTCGAATTAGTTGTCTATTCGATCACACTGTATGTGGTGAACATAAAAACAAGTCTGAAAACGCTTGATTTACTCTCATTCGCCGGTTACAAATTTGTCATAATCGTAACAAGTTTGCTGGTTAGCACACTTTTCCATGGCGTTGGCTACTACGTGGCACTGCTTTACACAAGTCTTACGCTGGGTTTCTTTCTGGTATGCTGATTAGAAATTTATAGCATtgcatttttgtaaatatctctCTCTTTCAATTTCACAGTTACGCACATTAAAGACTAAAGTGCTGCACGATGCTACACCGACAGTCAACAGCGGCGCTATCAACTATGACCCATACGGCAATCCGCAGCAACTCGACTACACTGGCGGTCGAAAACGAAAGTTATATTTCCTCTTTCTCATTGTAGGCGGCCAAGCACTCTTATCATTTTTATTATCGAAACACTTGTACTTTCCGGACGCTGCGGTACTAGCCGTTAGAAATGAGCAATTTTAATGCCTAATCGTGCTTATATTGGTATGACCAGTGTGCGTACTTTTATTTCggttagtgtttttgttgtaagctGCTTTAAAGAAGTAAAACCATGAATTTTCGCCTGAAGGTTATgcataactaaaaaataatattgcaattttattaaCGAAATTAACCTTAAGTTGCCTGAAGTGAAAGTAAACATAACGAAACTTTGCAAAGGAGTGATGTGAACAAAGGATATTGGTAGTTTTATAAAAGGAAATACAGAAATCGACATTTCAACactaatgtgacaaaaataGAGATTACTAATTAGAAAGCTTTGTCATACgaatatacattcatacaaacaaatattaaattcgatTCCATATTCTAAGCATATTTTTGTTAGCGAATGactaaaataaaaacgaaagaAACCATATAAAGCAAAAGGTGTTAATCATGTGCAGGTAAATATGCTTCAATATTGCTTACTGCtagattttaattttctaatttatattatttttaactgtAACTAACCGAAAACTTTGAATTACTCAACATACTCACCGGCAGGGCTGccaattttgtaattatacttttggatttaaaattttcaattccgtattttgacttttcaaaaattttaaaatcttatttttaataaaattgattattttttaatttgcaacaaaaatttcaacattaattttcatttctaaacatcTCGGattgaaaattgagaaaatatttgaaaaattgaaaatctaagttttattaaaattgattattttttaatttggaataaaaatttaaaaattaattttcaattctaaaCATTTTGCAgtgaaaattgagaaaatactttccaatttaaatattttaggaataaataaaaattattatttttcaaaaattaataaaaaatgaaagtttaaatatttctaattggAAAACTATAATTACAAGCGATTAAATGTAAATGAGGCAATATGAGCTAAACTATGTTgacattttattaaagaaaatcttttctaaaataattattatctaattttcTTTGATAAATTAAGGActaaattctttttatatttttttcatccaGTATTTGGAATTAAAAGTATTTGTAATTAAGGTTTTcgggacaaaaaaaaaatatattaaataatttatttttttcagtttttcgggattatgcaataaaaacataattcaattattttttaatgcactATTTGCAACCCTGCTcaccaaaatatacatacaatatggcACATACCAAACATATATTTGAAAGactttattttgtaataataatatttattgaattctttAGTCTCTTTAATTATATGAAAACTTTCATCGGATGTTTTGCAAACGcacttgtatacatatttacatttgcatGCACACTACTGTTtacacgtgtatgtatgtagattgcATCATCTCACACATGACTTGAATTTCATTGTCGTCTTCACCGGCATAAACGCTTACATCATTGTCAGTActattttaattatgttttaataaCTTATGCTAGAAAGTATAATGTACGCTTACGCATTCGTATTTGAATTGCACTACAGCACActttactacatatacatacatacaagtatgtacagaaatatttgttgttatcgTTTATGCACTGCAATATGCTCAATTGTCTATAACAAACTTGCTGTTAATGTTAAGCTAGCTTTCTGCTTTATTtgctaagttttttttaatttttatataaatttttatttattttgttagttTATGTTTAGAGTTTCGTAGTTTTTCATtcttttaaatgttaatttcaTTACAATGATGcattatatgtgtgtgtacgcgtgtgtatgtgtgtaatatttcaacaaaatttgcattGTGATAAAGAGTCTATGATTTCTATAACTATTACTCAACTCAACAGCGCAggcgaaatttttttcttacattcgcttattttcgatttcaataaattagTCCAAACTATT comes from the Bactrocera neohumeralis isolate Rockhampton chromosome 2, APGP_CSIRO_Bneo_wtdbg2-racon-allhic-juicebox.fasta_v2, whole genome shotgun sequence genome and includes:
- the LOC126761688 gene encoding protein YIF1B-B isoform X1, which gives rise to MNYNPNAGIRNRKLETSQGPSRKPKRVSDINAMGPTAPMNAPLPYMQPTVGAPLPDHTTGVSVGYGMAPQQTATNIGGFNTGPAPVQNQNYSYTAPPTSQPTTFAAAPAAQPQYGGNMPMGGPGGMGAAPGAQGQFQAGVPQFAMFQQPIVQDMAMQYGQRLADQGKQLVENQFEKWVSVAKLKYYFAVDNKYVINKLRLLLFPFTHKDWSLKYDQENPVQPRYDINAPDLYIPAMAYITYVVVAGLMLGLQNRFSPEQLGIQASSALAYCIFELVVYSITLYVVNIKTSLKTLDLLSFAGYKFVIIVTSLLVSTLFHGVGYYVALLYTSLTLGFFLLRTLKTKVLHDATPTVNSGAINYDPYGNPQQLDYTGGRKRKLYFLFLIVGGQALLSFLLSKHLYFPDAAVLAVRNEQF
- the LOC126761688 gene encoding protein YIF1B-B isoform X2, with product MNYNPNAGIRNPQGPSRKPKRVSDINAMGPTAPMNAPLPYMQPTVGAPLPDHTTGVSVGYGMAPQQTATNIGGFNTGPAPVQNQNYSYTAPPTSQPTTFAAAPAAQPQYGGNMPMGGPGGMGAAPGAQGQFQAGVPQFAMFQQPIVQDMAMQYGQRLADQGKQLVENQFEKWVSVAKLKYYFAVDNKYVINKLRLLLFPFTHKDWSLKYDQENPVQPRYDINAPDLYIPAMAYITYVVVAGLMLGLQNRFSPEQLGIQASSALAYCIFELVVYSITLYVVNIKTSLKTLDLLSFAGYKFVIIVTSLLVSTLFHGVGYYVALLYTSLTLGFFLLRTLKTKVLHDATPTVNSGAINYDPYGNPQQLDYTGGRKRKLYFLFLIVGGQALLSFLLSKHLYFPDAAVLAVRNEQF